The Fulvivirga ligni genome window below encodes:
- a CDS encoding DUF2279 domain-containing protein produces MGLIKYLTLLLVSISSLANAQDTLHQNRRLKPLIITSAGAYAVTLVGLDRLWYSDFERESFHFFNDNHEWNQVDKVGHFYSAFHISSGSHHILQWAGVSNKKAELWGALTSVIVMTPIEIFDGFSSAYGASYGDLIANSSGTLFFYGQQKLWGEIRLQPKISFRKSGYADLRPNVLGSNLPEQMLKDYNGQTYWLSANLSKFIHGNFPKWLNLAVGYGATGMVAASEDQNQELGYHSSRQYYLSIDLDFSEYESKSKFINSLLYVVSMIKIPSPTLALNRQELKFHFIY; encoded by the coding sequence ATGGGTCTAATTAAATATCTAACACTCCTTCTCGTTAGTATTTCAAGTTTGGCTAATGCCCAGGATACGTTACATCAAAACAGGCGGCTCAAACCTCTGATTATCACCTCTGCGGGCGCCTATGCAGTAACTCTGGTTGGGTTAGATAGGCTTTGGTACTCAGATTTTGAAAGGGAATCCTTTCACTTTTTTAATGATAACCATGAATGGAATCAGGTAGACAAAGTAGGACATTTCTACTCAGCATTTCACATCTCTTCTGGAAGTCATCACATTCTTCAGTGGGCAGGTGTTTCAAATAAAAAGGCCGAACTGTGGGGTGCACTTACCAGTGTAATTGTGATGACGCCAATAGAAATATTTGATGGCTTTTCCAGTGCCTATGGAGCCTCTTATGGAGATCTAATTGCCAACTCATCCGGGACATTATTCTTCTATGGGCAACAAAAGCTGTGGGGGGAGATCAGATTACAACCTAAAATATCCTTTAGAAAATCTGGATACGCTGATCTACGTCCTAATGTACTAGGTAGTAATCTGCCAGAGCAAATGCTGAAAGACTATAACGGCCAGACTTATTGGCTTTCTGCTAACCTCTCTAAATTCATTCATGGCAACTTCCCGAAGTGGCTCAACCTGGCAGTGGGCTACGGAGCTACAGGCATGGTGGCAGCCAGTGAAGATCAAAATCAGGAATTAGGCTATCATTCATCCCGACAGTACTATCTTTCTATAGATCTGGATTTTAGTGAATATGAATCTAAGTCTAAGTTTATCAACTCTTTACTTTACGTAGTGAGCATGATAAAAATACCTTCCCCTACTCTAGCACTTAATAGACAAGAATTAAAATTCCATTTTATCTACTAA
- a CDS encoding YbjN domain-containing protein, producing the protein MDLNAFMQSYADEIGGEYSEYDSKTSIIIVPLSDERFQTVLGKLKYSPRFDRLSIEFVSKVCQLEEKMDLRGLLEENSNLIHSRFVISDNYINVEASNFVDSATEEILKEIIQEVANVADEYEFKLTGEDVH; encoded by the coding sequence ATGGATCTTAATGCATTCATGCAATCTTACGCAGATGAAATTGGCGGCGAATATTCCGAATACGACAGTAAAACCTCAATTATTATTGTTCCACTTAGCGATGAACGTTTTCAAACTGTATTAGGTAAACTTAAATACAGCCCAAGGTTCGACCGACTAAGTATCGAATTCGTGTCTAAAGTATGCCAGCTAGAAGAGAAAATGGACTTAAGAGGCCTTTTGGAAGAAAACTCCAACCTCATCCACTCTCGCTTTGTCATTTCTGACAACTACATTAATGTAGAAGCCTCGAATTTTGTGGATAGTGCCACAGAAGAGATACTGAAGGAAATCATTCAGGAAGTAGCCAATGTGGCTGATGAATATGAGTTTAAGCTAACCGGCGAAGACGTTCACTAA
- a CDS encoding sigma-54-dependent transcriptional regulator — translation MPKILIIDDEQSIRNTLKEILEYEKYDVDEAKNGEEGLKKLTKEKFDAALCDIKMPKMDGLEVLEKAVEQGVDTQFIMISAHGTIETAVEATKKGAYDFIQKPPDLNRLLVTLRNALDKSTLVNETKVLKKKISKTFDIVGESEAISQVKETIEKVAPTEARVLVTGENGTGKELVAKWIHEKSNRSKGPLVEVNCAAIPSELIESELFGHEKGAFTSAVKQRIGKFEQANSGTLFLDEIGDMSLSAQAKVLRALQENKITRVGGDKEIKVNVRIVAATNKDLKAEIAENKFREDLYHRLSVILIKVPALRDRKDDIPLLVGKFLNDIAMEYGTKPKDVSPKAITLLQSHDWTGNIRELRNVVERLIIMSGATITEEEVAKYADIKS, via the coding sequence ATGCCAAAGATATTAATCATTGATGATGAGCAAAGCATCAGAAATACGCTAAAAGAAATTTTAGAGTATGAAAAGTATGATGTAGATGAAGCTAAAAATGGTGAAGAAGGCCTTAAGAAGCTCACCAAAGAGAAGTTCGACGCTGCATTATGTGATATAAAAATGCCCAAAATGGATGGCCTTGAAGTACTTGAAAAGGCCGTGGAACAAGGAGTTGACACCCAGTTTATCATGATCAGTGCTCATGGCACTATTGAAACTGCTGTAGAAGCTACTAAAAAAGGTGCTTACGATTTTATTCAAAAGCCACCAGATCTTAATAGACTTTTAGTGACTTTAAGGAATGCTTTGGACAAGTCTACCCTTGTGAATGAAACCAAAGTTCTCAAAAAGAAGATATCTAAAACCTTTGATATTGTAGGTGAATCTGAGGCAATTTCACAGGTAAAAGAAACCATTGAAAAAGTGGCCCCTACTGAAGCCCGTGTATTAGTTACTGGTGAAAACGGAACTGGTAAAGAGCTGGTAGCCAAATGGATACATGAAAAAAGCAATCGTTCTAAAGGACCTTTGGTAGAGGTAAACTGTGCAGCAATACCTTCTGAACTAATCGAAAGTGAGCTTTTCGGTCATGAAAAAGGGGCTTTTACATCTGCGGTAAAGCAGCGTATCGGCAAATTTGAACAGGCCAATAGTGGCACTCTGTTTCTTGATGAAATAGGTGACATGAGTTTATCTGCTCAAGCCAAAGTGCTTCGCGCCTTGCAGGAAAATAAGATTACCAGAGTAGGTGGTGATAAAGAAATTAAGGTAAATGTAAGAATAGTTGCCGCTACTAATAAGGACTTAAAAGCGGAAATAGCAGAAAACAAATTCAGAGAAGATTTATACCATAGACTTAGTGTTATTTTGATCAAGGTCCCTGCCTTGAGAGACCGCAAGGACGACATCCCTCTTTTAGTTGGGAAATTCCTGAATGACATAGCTATGGAATACGGCACCAAACCAAAGGATGTTTCTCCTAAAGCCATTACCCTGCTTCAATCTCATGACTGGACAGGCAACATTCGTGAGCTAAGAAATGTGGTAGAAAGACTTATAATCATGTCTGGAGCTACAATTACGGAAGAAGAAGTGGCGAAGTATGCTGATATTAAGAGTTAA
- a CDS encoding M61 family metallopeptidase, translating into MRKTIIIAILSGVFSVSALAKNPDISYTVSMANPSSHTFHIEMMCKNLKMDSAIFNLPVWTPGYYQIMDFPDRIQNIVAYEGDKKIGISKIGKNSWLVDTKKLSSLKLSYDVLTEKEFVAESYLDEERGYIIPGALFIFPKGKLESNITIQVDKPSQWKDIATGLTEIKENTYTAPNYDVLYDSPILIGNLKHLPSFEIKGIPHYFSGYNMGDFNEQDFMDDLKKIIEVTSNMIGDIPYEHYSFIGIGAGRGGIEHLNSTTVSFSGNSLKTRDGKLKTLFFLSHEYFHHYNVKRIRPVELGPFDYNQPNRTNMLWVSEGLSVYYEYLMVKRANLCSEEELLKAFSNNVTAYENDPGKIYQSLASASYETWQDGPFGQTDNKEDKGISYYQKGPIVGLFLDFKIRHETNNQFSLDDVMRYLYNEFYIKKNRGFTEEELREVCEKYASSNLDQFFKYIYTTEPLDYKTFLGYAGLKLNSDENGKYQLKRMDNLTPDQQKIFDSWVSVK; encoded by the coding sequence ATGAGAAAAACCATAATAATTGCAATTCTCAGCGGAGTATTCAGTGTATCTGCACTGGCTAAAAACCCAGATATCTCTTACACGGTTTCTATGGCGAATCCATCATCCCACACTTTTCATATTGAGATGATGTGCAAAAATCTAAAAATGGATTCTGCCATATTTAACCTGCCAGTTTGGACTCCTGGATATTACCAAATCATGGATTTTCCAGATAGAATTCAGAATATAGTTGCTTATGAAGGGGATAAAAAAATTGGCATAAGTAAAATTGGCAAAAACTCATGGCTTGTTGACACTAAGAAGCTTTCATCCTTAAAGCTCTCTTATGATGTATTAACTGAAAAGGAATTTGTAGCTGAATCTTATCTTGATGAAGAAAGAGGCTATATCATTCCAGGTGCACTTTTTATTTTCCCAAAAGGCAAACTGGAAAGTAACATAACTATTCAAGTTGATAAACCAAGTCAATGGAAAGATATTGCCACTGGGCTTACCGAAATCAAGGAGAATACTTATACTGCACCTAATTACGATGTTCTATATGACAGCCCTATTCTCATTGGTAACTTAAAACACCTACCTTCTTTTGAAATAAAGGGAATACCTCATTATTTCTCGGGGTATAATATGGGTGATTTTAATGAGCAAGATTTCATGGATGATCTCAAAAAGATTATTGAAGTTACGTCTAATATGATTGGTGATATACCTTATGAACATTATTCATTTATTGGTATTGGTGCAGGTAGAGGTGGTATAGAACATCTTAACTCCACCACGGTAAGTTTTTCTGGTAACAGTCTAAAAACTAGAGATGGGAAGCTCAAAACACTATTCTTTCTTTCTCATGAGTATTTTCATCATTACAATGTAAAGCGAATTAGACCAGTAGAATTAGGACCTTTTGATTATAATCAGCCAAATAGAACTAATATGTTATGGGTTTCAGAAGGTCTTTCTGTCTACTATGAATATTTAATGGTGAAAAGGGCCAATCTGTGTTCTGAAGAAGAGCTCTTGAAAGCCTTTTCCAATAACGTTACGGCTTATGAAAATGACCCAGGAAAAATATACCAGTCACTGGCATCTGCCAGCTATGAAACATGGCAAGACGGTCCCTTCGGGCAAACGGACAACAAAGAGGATAAAGGCATCTCCTATTACCAGAAAGGTCCGATAGTAGGTTTATTCCTTGACTTTAAAATTAGGCATGAAACTAATAATCAATTCTCTTTAGATGATGTGATGAGATATTTATATAATGAATTTTATATAAAGAAAAATAGAGGCTTTACTGAAGAAGAACTGAGGGAAGTATGTGAAAAATATGCCTCCTCCAATTTAGATCAGTTTTTCAAGTACATCTACACTACGGAACCTCTTGATTATAAAACGTTTCTTGGATATGCTGGTTTGAAACTAAATTCTGATGAAAATGGGAAGTATCAACTTAAAAGAATGGATAATCTCACCCCAGATCAGCAGAAAATATTCGATTCCTGGGTCTCAGTGAAGTAG
- a CDS encoding cytochrome-c peroxidase has protein sequence MKQTYSLRLLLVMTVITLVSCHNSKDTNSHLEFFQSYASAQYDSCISNLQRLSATNSTDENKNLLKAARKYFKNVEHYALYIQEEAARKVNGPALPVFREDNGKVLPPVGFQIMAEHIFSEDYNPKQFEYEINVTIGFLNTLKKQTANTPFIPKRYFISSEYQLLNILSWSITGFDTPTAQIGLEEAMSSLNSFKTIYIHTLSDTIQSIDNSLDQKLQSSIEEAMSYLAENNDFKTFNRYKFIREKFNPITRTWLEVRKASGLWKDDHSTALNLNSPTFFEENTFNIDNFRSSANREPSDAKIRLGKQLFLDPKLSKNGKTACVSCHIPEYAYSDQLAKAVDNNQVELERNTPTLINSIFQRRFFWDARSENMEQQINNVFVNKREFNSEVHQISTEILDDSTYARQMNEVFGRVRNDNYDIIKAISSYVSSLNSFNSKFDRNMRNEESTFSDQEVQGMNLFMGKALCASCHFVPLFNGTVPPVYSDTEREILGVPEDATNKSLDNDIGFYNAYKEDVHKYMFKTPTIRNVEYTAPYMHNGAYTTLEEVMDFYNKGGGNGLGFNVEYQTLPFDSLSLSNEDQQAIIAFMKTLSDPIEAEAY, from the coding sequence ATGAAACAAACTTACTCACTTAGACTTCTTCTAGTGATGACAGTGATCACTCTGGTCTCTTGTCATAATAGCAAAGACACAAATTCACATCTTGAGTTTTTTCAATCATATGCCTCTGCCCAGTATGATAGTTGCATAAGCAACCTTCAAAGGCTAAGTGCTACTAACTCTACAGATGAAAATAAAAACCTTCTAAAAGCCGCTCGCAAGTATTTTAAGAATGTAGAACATTACGCTCTATATATACAGGAAGAAGCTGCGAGAAAAGTAAATGGTCCTGCCCTGCCCGTTTTCCGAGAAGACAATGGAAAAGTATTGCCCCCGGTTGGTTTTCAAATTATGGCAGAACACATATTCTCAGAGGATTACAACCCAAAGCAATTCGAATATGAAATAAATGTAACTATCGGATTTCTAAATACACTTAAAAAACAAACGGCCAATACACCATTCATACCAAAGAGGTATTTCATTTCATCTGAATATCAGCTTTTAAACATCCTAAGCTGGAGCATCACAGGTTTTGACACTCCCACCGCTCAAATTGGTCTAGAAGAAGCTATGAGTTCTTTAAATTCCTTTAAAACCATATATATTCATACCCTTTCAGACACTATTCAATCTATTGATAACTCATTAGATCAGAAACTACAGTCAAGCATTGAAGAAGCGATGAGCTATCTCGCTGAAAACAATGACTTTAAAACATTTAACAGATATAAATTCATAAGAGAAAAATTTAACCCTATAACCAGAACATGGCTTGAAGTACGTAAAGCAAGCGGCTTATGGAAAGATGATCACAGCACAGCATTGAACCTAAATTCACCTACTTTTTTTGAAGAAAACACATTCAACATTGATAATTTTAGATCATCAGCTAATCGAGAGCCGTCGGACGCCAAAATTAGGCTGGGTAAACAACTCTTTTTAGATCCCAAACTTTCAAAAAATGGAAAAACAGCTTGTGTAAGTTGTCATATTCCTGAGTATGCTTATAGCGATCAGTTAGCCAAAGCCGTAGACAACAATCAGGTAGAATTAGAAAGAAACACTCCTACCCTCATCAATTCTATCTTCCAACGAAGATTCTTCTGGGATGCAAGGTCTGAAAACATGGAGCAGCAAATAAATAATGTATTTGTTAACAAGAGAGAATTTAATAGTGAAGTACACCAAATCTCTACCGAAATTCTAGATGACTCTACATATGCCAGACAAATGAATGAGGTGTTTGGAAGAGTAAGAAATGATAATTATGATATCATCAAAGCCATTTCTTCATATGTCAGCTCACTCAACAGCTTCAATTCCAAATTTGACCGCAATATGCGAAATGAGGAGTCAACCTTTAGCGATCAAGAGGTTCAGGGCATGAATTTATTTATGGGTAAAGCCTTGTGTGCATCATGCCATTTTGTGCCGCTATTCAATGGCACCGTACCTCCCGTTTACTCTGACACAGAAAGAGAAATTCTAGGTGTACCTGAAGATGCCACAAACAAAAGTTTAGATAATGATATAGGTTTTTACAATGCCTATAAAGAGGATGTTCATAAATATATGTTCAAAACCCCAACCATAAGAAATGTAGAATATACCGCACCATACATGCATAATGGTGCCTACACCACGCTGGAAGAGGTTATGGATTTTTATAACAAAGGTGGAGGAAATGGTCTGGGCTTTAACGTAGAATATCAGACTTTACCGTTTGACTCCTTGAGCCTTTCTAATGAGGATCAACAGGCAATTATTGCCTTTATGAAAACACTTTCAGATCCTATAGAAGCTGAAGCTTATTAG
- a CDS encoding DUF962 domain-containing protein — protein MEKHYHSLKEFYPFYLSEHKDKTCRILHFIGTFLVFITLFIAIFTQNWWLFLAIPFVGYGFAWVGHFFFERNKPATFQYPAYSLASDFILFFDLLMGKRKFDANNEKVISNHDRTAP, from the coding sequence ATGGAAAAACATTATCACTCACTGAAAGAATTCTACCCGTTTTACCTTTCGGAACATAAAGATAAAACGTGTAGAATTCTTCATTTCATCGGCACCTTTCTGGTATTCATCACCCTTTTTATCGCAATTTTCACCCAAAATTGGTGGTTGTTTTTAGCTATTCCTTTTGTAGGTTACGGATTCGCCTGGGTAGGTCATTTTTTCTTTGAGAGAAACAAACCAGCCACTTTTCAATATCCGGCCTACAGCCTGGCTTCAGACTTTATATTATTCTTTGATTTACTCATGGGTAAAAGAAAATTTGATGCTAACAATGAAAAAGTTATTTCTAATCACGACCGTACTGCACCTTAG
- a CDS encoding PQQ-dependent sugar dehydrogenase, producing MKNVIIISLLVLSIAACNSPDSSKSEQSDTTSVAESSPKEGLDRVNLPSGFKIEEFADVENARSMALSPSGVVYVGTRAEDKVYALKDEDGDGKAEKKYVLAEGLSSPNGVAFKDGDLYVAEISRILKFSDIENHLDNPPAYEVVYDQYPTEGHHGWKYIAFGPDGKLYVPVGAPCNICEREEEIFASITRINPDGSGLEIVAKGVRNTVGFGWKPDTKELWFTDNGRDNMGDNYPPGELNKVTKKGDHFGFPYCHGGDIADPEFGDKYPCSDFVPPVWKFDAHTANLGFVFYTGDMFPEEYKGDIIVAQHGSWNRSKKIGYRLMHVSIDGDRAVESEVFADGWLNDSTQSNWGRPVDVIQLEDGSILVSDDFGNKVYRIYYEG from the coding sequence ATGAAAAATGTAATTATAATCAGCCTCTTAGTGCTAAGTATAGCCGCATGTAACTCTCCGGATAGCTCAAAAAGTGAGCAGTCAGACACTACATCAGTGGCAGAAAGTAGTCCTAAAGAAGGTTTAGATAGAGTTAATCTACCCTCTGGATTTAAAATAGAGGAATTTGCAGATGTAGAAAATGCGCGCTCTATGGCTTTGAGTCCTTCAGGCGTGGTCTATGTAGGAACCAGGGCAGAGGATAAAGTTTACGCGTTGAAGGATGAAGATGGAGATGGTAAGGCTGAGAAGAAATATGTTCTGGCAGAGGGATTAAGCTCTCCCAATGGGGTGGCCTTTAAAGATGGAGATCTTTATGTGGCAGAAATCAGCAGGATATTAAAATTCAGCGATATTGAAAATCATCTTGATAACCCGCCTGCATATGAGGTGGTTTATGATCAGTATCCTACAGAAGGACATCACGGATGGAAATATATTGCTTTTGGCCCTGATGGTAAGTTATACGTGCCTGTAGGTGCTCCTTGCAATATATGCGAACGTGAAGAGGAAATTTTCGCTAGTATTACTAGAATTAACCCTGATGGTTCAGGTTTGGAAATAGTGGCAAAGGGAGTGAGAAATACAGTTGGGTTTGGTTGGAAGCCTGACACTAAGGAGCTATGGTTTACTGATAACGGAAGGGATAACATGGGAGATAACTATCCTCCAGGAGAGTTGAATAAAGTAACAAAAAAAGGTGATCATTTTGGTTTTCCTTATTGCCATGGAGGTGATATAGCTGATCCTGAGTTTGGTGACAAATATCCATGTTCTGATTTTGTGCCTCCTGTCTGGAAATTCGATGCGCATACAGCTAACCTCGGTTTTGTGTTCTATACTGGTGATATGTTTCCTGAGGAATACAAAGGCGATATTATAGTGGCGCAGCATGGTTCATGGAACAGATCTAAGAAAATTGGTTATAGACTTATGCATGTTTCTATTGATGGCGATAGAGCAGTAGAATCAGAGGTATTTGCCGATGGCTGGTTGAACGATTCAACACAATCTAATTGGGGAAGACCTGTAGACGTGATTCAGCTAGAGGATGGATCAATTTTGGTGTCTGATGATTTCGGGAATAAGGTTTATAGAATTTACTACGAAGGATAA
- a CDS encoding RNA polymerase sigma factor, which produces MISEKELLQGCRQGKRESQRQLYDLYAKKMMVVAMRYSKFDQEAEDIIQEAFIKIFDKISTFRGECRLDFWIKRIVVNTALNHQRSKLYLFPMTDINDVNFTEDSDFSLADFNFKELLKMIQKLPSGCQAVFNLYAIEGYTHKEIADTLSISEGTSKSQYSRARVLLREQFKQEDKLSYGQAK; this is translated from the coding sequence ATGATATCTGAAAAAGAACTTTTACAAGGATGTCGCCAGGGGAAAAGAGAATCTCAAAGGCAGCTCTATGATCTTTATGCAAAAAAGATGATGGTAGTTGCTATGCGATATTCTAAGTTCGATCAGGAGGCTGAAGATATCATTCAAGAGGCTTTTATTAAGATTTTTGATAAAATAAGCACTTTTAGAGGGGAATGTAGACTGGACTTTTGGATAAAAAGGATTGTAGTAAATACTGCTTTAAATCATCAGCGGAGTAAGCTATATCTGTTTCCTATGACAGATATTAATGATGTGAATTTTACTGAGGATAGTGATTTTTCACTAGCTGATTTTAATTTCAAAGAATTACTTAAGATGATTCAGAAATTACCTTCGGGTTGCCAGGCGGTATTTAACCTATATGCTATTGAGGGATACACTCACAAAGAGATAGCTGATACACTTAGCATCAGTGAGGGTACCTCCAAGTCTCAGTATTCAAGGGCTAGAGTTCTTTTAAGAGAACAGTTTAAACAAGAAGACAAACTTAGTTATGGACAAGCAAAATAG
- a CDS encoding DUF5103 domain-containing protein — protein sequence MNIRTILTLFSILLLTSSQLFSQSKKLLYKNATYEFEIRTVLLYGANASMLSPAVALIGANDLVLEFDDLVEREENYRAKIIHCNKDWTPSRLKEINYLYDYNEFNINNYKLSVDTKIAYVHYSFKVPNVKVPGNYVLVVYRGTDESDIILSHRFMVYDNKVGIGLTSNLQGLTSMDRKRQKLDFIINYENYPIQNPGTSIQVVIRQNQRWDNAITNIKPNMIREASSEVEYQYFNEENSFPAGNEFRFFDMRSIRYPGQNVQRINANTRPSTADLMLDKPRIYQPYTQYDDIEGEFYIANTDTGNGPTQSDYLSVNFNLDTDKINGDIYLVGSMNNWELKNKMTYNNSLQRYTTDMILKQGFYNYQYLVQSKDYEANYLEGDHYQTENTYEIFVYYQSPSSRSELLIGYSQYTMNPVD from the coding sequence ATGAATATTAGAACTATCCTCACATTATTTTCAATTTTACTCCTCACATCTAGTCAATTATTCAGTCAATCCAAGAAACTTTTATACAAAAACGCCACATACGAATTTGAAATAAGAACAGTTTTATTGTATGGAGCTAATGCTTCCATGCTTTCACCCGCCGTTGCACTCATAGGGGCCAACGACCTTGTTCTTGAATTTGATGATTTAGTTGAGCGCGAAGAAAACTATAGAGCCAAGATTATTCACTGCAATAAAGACTGGACTCCTTCCCGACTCAAGGAAATCAACTACCTATATGACTACAACGAGTTCAATATAAATAATTACAAACTTTCAGTGGATACCAAAATAGCTTATGTGCATTATTCATTTAAAGTTCCTAATGTTAAAGTTCCTGGCAATTACGTTTTAGTAGTTTACCGCGGCACAGATGAATCAGATATTATTCTCTCTCATAGATTTATGGTTTATGATAATAAAGTAGGCATTGGACTTACCAGCAATCTTCAAGGCCTCACCTCTATGGATAGAAAACGCCAAAAACTAGATTTCATTATTAACTATGAAAACTATCCTATTCAAAACCCAGGCACAAGCATTCAGGTGGTCATAAGACAAAATCAAAGATGGGACAATGCCATTACCAACATTAAGCCCAATATGATAAGAGAAGCATCTTCAGAGGTAGAATACCAATATTTCAACGAAGAGAATAGTTTTCCTGCTGGAAATGAGTTTAGGTTTTTTGATATGCGTTCTATCCGATACCCAGGTCAAAATGTTCAAAGGATAAATGCCAACACCAGGCCATCCACTGCAGATTTAATGTTAGATAAACCTCGGATTTATCAGCCATACACTCAATATGATGATATCGAAGGAGAATTCTACATCGCTAATACAGATACCGGAAACGGCCCCACTCAGTCTGACTATCTTTCTGTAAACTTCAATCTTGATACAGACAAAATTAATGGAGACATATACTTGGTTGGAAGTATGAATAACTGGGAACTAAAAAATAAAATGACCTACAATAACAGCCTTCAACGATATACTACTGATATGATTTTAAAACAGGGTTTTTACAACTACCAATATCTGGTTCAAAGTAAAGATTACGAGGCAAATTATCTCGAAGGAGATCACTATCAGACGGAAAACACCTATGAAATATTTGTCTACTACCAGTCTCCATCCAGCAGATCGGAACTACTCATCGGCTACAGCCAATACACCATGAACCCTGTAGATTGA
- the cas6 gene encoding CRISPR-associated endoribonuclease Cas6: MRVRIIFLLKNRGSHVPFHHQYLLAQMIKGILMKGGDEKYVHYSFYNFSGLKGQTKVSRKGLHFYSARVTLVLSSPNKQFIDYFLMNLFDFNQVELGGLYLQPEGVELEEEIEMEDSIKFICISPLVILNSSFNDNSAKRFIPPDTDNFSDLLYESTISRMQAANMYTEEQLASFYKFQLVPDKTYLSRLTAAQKKFARIYPVYDQDVKYEVRGYTFPFTLYAAKEVQQFVFNCGLGRFTHKGFGMLDVANSNPNSRVLKYEFNYA; the protein is encoded by the coding sequence TTGAGAGTTAGAATTATTTTTCTTTTAAAGAATAGGGGGAGTCATGTCCCTTTTCACCACCAATATCTGCTTGCGCAGATGATTAAGGGTATACTTATGAAGGGTGGTGATGAGAAGTACGTACATTACTCGTTTTACAACTTTTCAGGGCTAAAAGGACAAACAAAAGTAAGTAGAAAAGGGCTACATTTTTATTCTGCCAGGGTGACCTTGGTGCTTTCCAGTCCTAATAAGCAGTTTATTGATTACTTCCTGATGAATCTGTTTGATTTTAATCAAGTAGAACTTGGAGGATTATATCTGCAACCTGAAGGTGTAGAGTTAGAGGAAGAAATCGAAATGGAGGATTCAATTAAATTCATCTGTATTTCTCCTTTAGTAATATTGAATTCATCATTTAATGATAATTCGGCTAAGCGCTTTATTCCACCAGATACTGATAATTTTTCAGACTTGCTTTATGAGTCTACCATATCTCGTATGCAGGCGGCTAATATGTATACTGAAGAACAGTTAGCTAGCTTCTACAAATTTCAATTGGTTCCGGATAAAACTTACCTTTCCAGACTTACAGCTGCTCAAAAGAAGTTCGCCAGAATCTACCCTGTGTATGATCAGGATGTGAAATATGAGGTACGTGGTTACACTTTTCCATTCACTCTATATGCCGCTAAGGAGGTGCAGCAGTTTGTGTTTAATTGTGGACTTGGAAGGTTTACACATAAGGGCTTTGGAATGTTGGATGTTGCTAATTCCAACCCAAATAGCAGAGTGTTGAAGTACGAATTTAACTACGCTTAA